A genome region from Anolis carolinensis isolate JA03-04 chromosome 6, rAnoCar3.1.pri, whole genome shotgun sequence includes the following:
- the mamstr gene encoding MEF2-activating motif and SAP domain-containing transcriptional regulator isoform X1 → MTLLASERSMLIRSKFRSVLQLRMQHRRSQEQLSERHLIPALNKPLATFPQPSGTQNKANEIAKLKADCKASPRPHKTSTTKAQPVEVPPGDPSELQDKKARLAEDLSEKILHRPGPLELVKKNILPLDPGIKDAVTDATPTAPSSFNFEEDLSSSSSSSSPCFALSPGSTHPTSGTVFPLDIPPMLADQQPPGSSSTSEAEFPLQGGSPLTKPSVSLLKPPPKVPEARKPPRPKKVKEARPKVKKLKYHQYMPPDQKGEQAPVPMDAAYARLLQQQQVFLQLQILNQQQQPTPTSPATFCVQALHTVPASSAPEQVLSFPGTPTPPSGPPPLSLPSPATPTSPSPPKPELLPANLEELTVSELRQQLRKRGLPVSGTKPALLERLKPYQMVRSKPPPVPLSTSTRLAPSDLEEEAQALREKQRVAQNLALKLHREQKHQDDDLRVELEMHKRIKNRRKSVLPSTSQHGAPPPYIPQRECAKEGRGRDDGFMVLCPPSCEPIHSDMELPLEITASPADPTPTGTRSLEEELQEAIQKAQLVPSQSIEDILEEPLMCTDNLLQTHALTQEVPDDRVALSPLAHQEASPPKKARPSSDLPLVTSAIFDFPGSYDFLSTASSSSASLDSLSSVFSPDSLEMPPSPPDTWQGNGTRAGFDPVDWLEALTSGSASGLGSTSPVGGSIFCTDFFDSSDLGVNHMIDLMVEQW, encoded by the exons ATGACACTCCTGGCTTCTGAACGCTCGATGCTGATCCGAAGCAAGTTCCGCTCCG TACTCCAATTGCGAATGCAACACCGACGGTCCCAGGAGCAGCTCTCCGAACGCCACTTAATTCCAG CTCTCAACAAACCCCTTGCGACTTTTCCGCAGCCCAGTGGGACACAGAACAAA GCCAATGAGATTGCAAAGCTGAAAGCTGATTGCAAAGCCTCACCTCGGCCCCACAAGACAAGCACAACCAAGGCCCAGCCTGTAGAAG TGCCTCCAGGGGACCCTTCCGAGCTGCAGGACAAAAAGGCTCGCCTGGCCGAAGACCTGAGCGAGAAGATCCTACACCGCCCTGGACCACTTGAGCTGGTGAAGAAGAACATTCTCCCTTTGGATCCAGGCATTAAGGATGCTGTGACAG ATGCAACTCCAactgctcccagttccttcaacttTGAGGAAGACCTTAGTAGCTCATCTTCATCCTCATCCCCCTGCTTTGCTCTGTCTCCGGGAAGCACTCATCCTACCTCAGGGACTGTTTTTCCG CTAGATATTCCCCCAATGCTAGCAGATCAACAGCCCCCTGGATCATCATCCACCTCTGAGGCCGAGTTCCCTCTCCAAGGAGGGAGCCCTCTTACCAAGCCTTCTGTTTCACTCCTTAAG CCTCCTCCCAAGGTTCCTGAGGCCAGGAAACCTCCGCGCCCTAAGAAAGTGAAGGAAGCTCGGCCCAAAGTGAAGAAGCTGAAGTACCACCAGTACATGCCTCCTGACCAGAAGGGAGAGCAGGCACCGGTGCCCATGGACGCAGCCTATGCCCGCCTCCTGCAACAGCAGCAGGTCTTCTTGCAGCTCCAGATCTTgaaccagcagcagcagcccacACCAACCTCACCAGCCACTTTCTGTGTCCAAGCCCTGCACACTGTCCCAGCCAG TAGTGCTCCAGAGCAGGTCCTGAGCTTTCCTGGGACACCTACCCCACCAAGTGGGCCTCCTCCACTCTCGCTTCCCTCTCCAGCTACACCAACCTCTCCTTCACCTCCCAAACCAGAACTGCTGCCTGCCAACTTGGAAGAGCTAACA GTGTCCGAACTCCGTCAGCAGCTTCGTAAGAGGGGCCTCCCTGTTTCTGGCACCAAGCCAGCCCTGCTTGAACGCCTCAAGCCTTACCAGATGGTCCGGTCCAAGCCTCCACCCGTCCCACTCTCTACTAGCACCCGCTTGGCTCCCTCTGACCTAGAAGAGGAGGCCCAGGCCCTTCGGGAGAAGCAGCGGGTGGCCCAGAACCTGGCACTGAAGCTCCACAGGGAGCAGAAACACCAGGATGATGACCTCCGAGTGGAGCTTGAGATGCACAAGCGGATCAAGAACCGCCGCAAAAGCGTGCTGCCGTCTACCAGCCAACATGGGGCACCCCCACCGTACATCCCACAGCGGGAATGTGCCAAGGAGGGGAGAGGCAGGGATGATGGCTTCATG GTTTTGTGCCCTCCATCCTGTGAGCCCATTCATTCTGATATGGAGCTGCCCCTTGAAATCACAGCCAGCCCTGCTGACCCCACCCCAACAGGAACTCGTTCCCTGGAGGAGGAGCTCCAAGAGGCCATCCAGAAAGCCCAG CTGGTGCCAAGTCAGTCAATTGAAGACATCTTGGAGGAACCACTGATGTGTACAG aCAACCTTCTTCAGACACATGCCTTGACCCAGGAAGTCCCTGATGATCGAGTTGCCCTATCTCCACTTGCCCACCAAGAAGCATCACCACCAAAGAAAGCCCGGCCCAGTAGTGACCTTCCTTTGGTGACCTCTGCCATCTTTGATTTCCCTGGATCCTATGACTTCCTGTCAACAGCCTCCTCCTCATCTGCATCACTGGACTCCCTGTCCTCTGTTTTCTCCCCTGACTCTCTGGAGATGCCTCCATCTCCACCAGACACTTGGCAAGGGAATGGGACCCGTGCTGGATTTGACCCTGTCGACTGGCTAGAGGCCTTGACCTCAGGCTCTGCATCAGGTTTGGGATCTACCAGCCCTGTCGGCggcagcattttctgtacagactTTTTTGATTCATCTGACCTCGGTGTCAACCACATGATAGATCTAATGGTGGAGCAGTGGTAA
- the mamstr gene encoding MEF2-activating motif and SAP domain-containing transcriptional regulator isoform X2 yields MTLLASERSMLIRSKFRSVLQLRMQHRRSQEQLSERHLIPALNKPLATFPQPSGTQNKANEIAKLKADCKASPRPHKTSTTKAQPVEVPPGDPSELQDKKARLAEDLSEKILHRPGPLELVKKNILPLDPGIKDAVTDATPTAPSSFNFEEDLSSSSSSSSPCFALSPGSTHPTSGTVFPLDIPPMLADQQPPGSSSTSEAEFPLQGGSPLTKPSVSLLKPPPKVPEARKPPRPKKVKEARPKVKKLKYHQYMPPDQKGEQAPVPMDAAYARLLQQQQVFLQLQILNQQQQPTPTSPATFCVQALHTVPASAPEQVLSFPGTPTPPSGPPPLSLPSPATPTSPSPPKPELLPANLEELTVSELRQQLRKRGLPVSGTKPALLERLKPYQMVRSKPPPVPLSTSTRLAPSDLEEEAQALREKQRVAQNLALKLHREQKHQDDDLRVELEMHKRIKNRRKSVLPSTSQHGAPPPYIPQRECAKEGRGRDDGFMVLCPPSCEPIHSDMELPLEITASPADPTPTGTRSLEEELQEAIQKAQLVPSQSIEDILEEPLMCTDNLLQTHALTQEVPDDRVALSPLAHQEASPPKKARPSSDLPLVTSAIFDFPGSYDFLSTASSSSASLDSLSSVFSPDSLEMPPSPPDTWQGNGTRAGFDPVDWLEALTSGSASGLGSTSPVGGSIFCTDFFDSSDLGVNHMIDLMVEQW; encoded by the exons ATGACACTCCTGGCTTCTGAACGCTCGATGCTGATCCGAAGCAAGTTCCGCTCCG TACTCCAATTGCGAATGCAACACCGACGGTCCCAGGAGCAGCTCTCCGAACGCCACTTAATTCCAG CTCTCAACAAACCCCTTGCGACTTTTCCGCAGCCCAGTGGGACACAGAACAAA GCCAATGAGATTGCAAAGCTGAAAGCTGATTGCAAAGCCTCACCTCGGCCCCACAAGACAAGCACAACCAAGGCCCAGCCTGTAGAAG TGCCTCCAGGGGACCCTTCCGAGCTGCAGGACAAAAAGGCTCGCCTGGCCGAAGACCTGAGCGAGAAGATCCTACACCGCCCTGGACCACTTGAGCTGGTGAAGAAGAACATTCTCCCTTTGGATCCAGGCATTAAGGATGCTGTGACAG ATGCAACTCCAactgctcccagttccttcaacttTGAGGAAGACCTTAGTAGCTCATCTTCATCCTCATCCCCCTGCTTTGCTCTGTCTCCGGGAAGCACTCATCCTACCTCAGGGACTGTTTTTCCG CTAGATATTCCCCCAATGCTAGCAGATCAACAGCCCCCTGGATCATCATCCACCTCTGAGGCCGAGTTCCCTCTCCAAGGAGGGAGCCCTCTTACCAAGCCTTCTGTTTCACTCCTTAAG CCTCCTCCCAAGGTTCCTGAGGCCAGGAAACCTCCGCGCCCTAAGAAAGTGAAGGAAGCTCGGCCCAAAGTGAAGAAGCTGAAGTACCACCAGTACATGCCTCCTGACCAGAAGGGAGAGCAGGCACCGGTGCCCATGGACGCAGCCTATGCCCGCCTCCTGCAACAGCAGCAGGTCTTCTTGCAGCTCCAGATCTTgaaccagcagcagcagcccacACCAACCTCACCAGCCACTTTCTGTGTCCAAGCCCTGCACACTGTCCCAGCCAG TGCTCCAGAGCAGGTCCTGAGCTTTCCTGGGACACCTACCCCACCAAGTGGGCCTCCTCCACTCTCGCTTCCCTCTCCAGCTACACCAACCTCTCCTTCACCTCCCAAACCAGAACTGCTGCCTGCCAACTTGGAAGAGCTAACA GTGTCCGAACTCCGTCAGCAGCTTCGTAAGAGGGGCCTCCCTGTTTCTGGCACCAAGCCAGCCCTGCTTGAACGCCTCAAGCCTTACCAGATGGTCCGGTCCAAGCCTCCACCCGTCCCACTCTCTACTAGCACCCGCTTGGCTCCCTCTGACCTAGAAGAGGAGGCCCAGGCCCTTCGGGAGAAGCAGCGGGTGGCCCAGAACCTGGCACTGAAGCTCCACAGGGAGCAGAAACACCAGGATGATGACCTCCGAGTGGAGCTTGAGATGCACAAGCGGATCAAGAACCGCCGCAAAAGCGTGCTGCCGTCTACCAGCCAACATGGGGCACCCCCACCGTACATCCCACAGCGGGAATGTGCCAAGGAGGGGAGAGGCAGGGATGATGGCTTCATG GTTTTGTGCCCTCCATCCTGTGAGCCCATTCATTCTGATATGGAGCTGCCCCTTGAAATCACAGCCAGCCCTGCTGACCCCACCCCAACAGGAACTCGTTCCCTGGAGGAGGAGCTCCAAGAGGCCATCCAGAAAGCCCAG CTGGTGCCAAGTCAGTCAATTGAAGACATCTTGGAGGAACCACTGATGTGTACAG aCAACCTTCTTCAGACACATGCCTTGACCCAGGAAGTCCCTGATGATCGAGTTGCCCTATCTCCACTTGCCCACCAAGAAGCATCACCACCAAAGAAAGCCCGGCCCAGTAGTGACCTTCCTTTGGTGACCTCTGCCATCTTTGATTTCCCTGGATCCTATGACTTCCTGTCAACAGCCTCCTCCTCATCTGCATCACTGGACTCCCTGTCCTCTGTTTTCTCCCCTGACTCTCTGGAGATGCCTCCATCTCCACCAGACACTTGGCAAGGGAATGGGACCCGTGCTGGATTTGACCCTGTCGACTGGCTAGAGGCCTTGACCTCAGGCTCTGCATCAGGTTTGGGATCTACCAGCCCTGTCGGCggcagcattttctgtacagactTTTTTGATTCATCTGACCTCGGTGTCAACCACATGATAGATCTAATGGTGGAGCAGTGGTAA